One window of Treponema denticola genomic DNA carries:
- a CDS encoding LPP20 family lipoprotein, producing the protein MLKKELLKKILLLILTLTLFSCASYKNKPEEELPAWIEKVPAGDADYEYFTASGTNKNFTLAEADAKNNLINEIIRYLGVSIKTETTTTALGSVENLEKILKSEISQSSAANIKKLKIKNRYTKKNKDSLTVYLLAEYDKNELRKERNRLLKIAEEKILSVSEPQKKADEFVASKKYYSAALYYTKAASAALSSGIENGDIKFRQNISNAKESLKKIKLNLQKDNLENTSNDFLIPINIGTFEERVPLLVSYKTKVKNSTTIIIEGIETDQNGTANFILHDEKIEPKARIRIELDISEIKQILGSKDFDEYQEAVKELQQIVFKQIINFEFKKPENKIKKEQKGTVSLFIEQADSKNSIIEEKILDILKDMNFKTISAKNENPAADFFIYARIETDEVSKAADGFLVRLNADIEIKNPNTQEILYKKNISKRGAGFTEKEAHRSASVAIAKVIALVFNGIIDE; encoded by the coding sequence ATGCTGAAAAAAGAACTATTAAAAAAAATACTTTTACTGATTTTAACTTTAACCTTATTCTCATGTGCAAGTTATAAAAATAAACCTGAGGAAGAGCTGCCTGCTTGGATAGAAAAGGTGCCGGCCGGCGATGCAGATTACGAATACTTTACGGCCTCAGGAACAAATAAAAATTTTACTCTTGCAGAGGCGGACGCAAAAAATAATCTTATAAACGAAATCATACGGTATTTAGGAGTTTCAATAAAAACCGAAACGACAACAACCGCTTTAGGCTCCGTAGAAAACCTTGAAAAAATATTAAAATCGGAAATTTCTCAGTCTTCGGCTGCTAATATAAAAAAATTAAAAATCAAAAACCGCTATACCAAAAAAAACAAAGACAGCCTTACCGTCTATCTTTTGGCTGAATACGATAAAAATGAGCTCCGTAAAGAAAGAAACCGCTTATTAAAAATTGCAGAAGAAAAAATTTTATCGGTAAGTGAGCCCCAAAAAAAGGCAGATGAATTTGTTGCAAGTAAAAAATATTATTCTGCTGCCCTTTATTACACTAAGGCCGCCTCTGCCGCATTAAGCTCCGGCATAGAAAACGGGGATATAAAATTTAGGCAAAATATTTCAAATGCAAAAGAAAGTTTAAAAAAGATTAAGCTTAATTTGCAAAAAGACAACCTTGAAAATACATCAAACGATTTTTTAATTCCTATCAATATAGGAACCTTTGAGGAGAGAGTTCCCTTATTAGTCAGCTACAAAACAAAGGTAAAGAATAGTACCACCATCATAATTGAAGGCATTGAAACGGATCAAAACGGAACCGCAAATTTTATTTTACATGATGAAAAAATTGAACCCAAAGCCCGCATAAGAATAGAGTTGGATATTTCCGAAATCAAGCAAATACTCGGCTCTAAAGATTTTGATGAATATCAAGAAGCCGTTAAGGAGCTTCAGCAAATAGTTTTTAAGCAAATAATAAATTTTGAATTTAAAAAGCCGGAAAATAAAATAAAAAAAGAACAAAAAGGGACAGTTTCACTTTTTATTGAACAGGCTGACAGTAAAAACTCAATCATTGAAGAAAAAATTTTGGATATTTTAAAAGATATGAATTTTAAAACCATATCCGCAAAAAACGAAAATCCGGCTGCAGATTTTTTTATTTATGCAAGGATAGAAACAGATGAAGTCTCAAAAGCTGCCGACGGATTTTTAGTGCGGCTTAATGCAGATATAGAAATAAAAAATCCGAACACACAAGAAATTCTTTATAAAAAAAATATAAGCAAAAGAGGAGCCGGTTTTACCGAAAAAGAAGCCCATAGATCGGCCTCAGTTGCTATAGCAAAAGTAATAGCCTTAGTTTTTAACGGAATCATCGACGAATAA
- the holA gene encoding DNA polymerase III subunit delta, protein MANPVWLFMGPEIGERNAAVDTVLKTLSKQYGDIETHTVYAGDTGMGDIISLLQNASLFSSAKLIILKSAELIKKKEDIDLLTDWIQSVSKKENTSDSFLILISDETSIAKKISDTVPKTQQKIFWELFENKKQEWVRSFLFREGIEIEDEAVDELLELVESNTDALKTACSHLVLYFQKGSHIDQENIEKLFAHNKEETPFSLFNALTMGNLETALSISQKIILSKNSSPVQIIAGLSYCFRRLQDWHKIHRDNEYLDDFALKRFGFSGKTALAQYKRAAKLWNEVQCVKIIALLSETDLELRSLGTSLQNIVMDMCLYEIACKSGNKIEKYTADNI, encoded by the coding sequence TTGGCAAATCCTGTTTGGCTTTTTATGGGGCCTGAAATCGGAGAAAGAAATGCAGCTGTTGATACGGTATTAAAAACTCTTTCAAAACAATACGGTGATATTGAAACGCATACTGTCTATGCAGGAGATACCGGCATGGGAGATATAATTTCTCTCCTGCAAAATGCATCTCTTTTTTCTTCTGCAAAACTCATTATATTAAAATCTGCAGAGCTTATAAAAAAGAAAGAGGACATCGATTTACTTACAGACTGGATTCAATCGGTTTCAAAAAAAGAAAACACAAGCGATTCTTTTTTAATTTTAATTTCAGATGAAACGTCAATTGCAAAAAAAATAAGCGATACCGTTCCTAAAACTCAGCAAAAAATATTTTGGGAGCTTTTTGAAAATAAAAAACAAGAATGGGTGCGTTCATTTCTTTTTAGAGAAGGCATTGAAATTGAAGATGAAGCCGTTGATGAGCTTTTGGAATTAGTTGAAAGCAATACCGATGCTTTAAAAACGGCCTGCTCTCATTTGGTGCTCTATTTTCAAAAAGGTTCACATATCGATCAAGAGAATATCGAAAAACTTTTTGCACACAATAAAGAAGAAACTCCTTTCAGCCTTTTTAATGCCTTAACAATGGGAAACCTTGAAACAGCCTTGTCCATAAGCCAAAAGATAATACTTTCAAAAAATTCTTCGCCGGTTCAAATTATTGCAGGATTAAGCTATTGTTTTAGACGCTTACAAGACTGGCACAAAATACATAGAGATAATGAATACTTGGATGATTTTGCTTTGAAGCGTTTCGGGTTTTCGGGAAAAACCGCATTAGCACAATACAAAAGAGCTGCAAAACTTTGGAATGAGGTTCAGTGCGTAAAAATAATCGCTCTTTTATCGGAAACGGATTTAGAGTTACGGTCTTTAGGCACAAGTCTTCAAAACATAGTTATGGATATGTGCTTATATGAAATAGCTTGCAAATCCGGAAATAAAATAGAGAAATATACCGCAGATAATATTTAA
- a CDS encoding FAD binding domain-containing protein has translation MTELTKNSIVYRVRHMQEMQTILKNISNIKPIAGATGFLNHQTDEMIYLPEHILDLNFLPELKVISKTERYFEFGAAVTLNEILDLGKKNIPPSLYYAVEKIANNAIRSLATIGGNIATANPLSGTFLPMLALDAKLEIRTAENIEWVPFARYIDKSYAEKREEKYIISRIRIPNETWTKSFYTRIGTSGYIGSDTASFLFLILIQKNILSDMRLFFASDKLIRNKEFDNLLLGRSLPLSQSEVPVIMQKAKQIFTPEQFSSEFHNSCFYNLLEDNLYNLT, from the coding sequence ATGACTGAATTAACTAAAAATAGCATTGTTTATAGAGTCCGTCATATGCAGGAAATGCAGACCATCTTAAAAAATATTTCAAATATAAAACCTATTGCCGGTGCAACAGGTTTTTTAAACCATCAGACCGATGAGATGATCTATTTACCGGAACACATTTTGGATTTAAATTTTTTACCTGAATTAAAAGTTATTTCAAAAACCGAGCGCTATTTCGAATTCGGTGCTGCCGTTACATTAAATGAGATATTGGATTTGGGTAAAAAAAATATTCCGCCTTCCTTATATTATGCTGTAGAAAAAATAGCGAACAATGCCATACGTTCTCTTGCAACGATAGGCGGCAACATAGCAACGGCGAATCCGCTTTCAGGAACTTTTTTGCCGATGCTCGCTCTTGATGCAAAGTTGGAAATTAGAACAGCCGAAAATATTGAATGGGTGCCGTTTGCAAGATACATTGATAAAAGCTATGCCGAAAAGAGAGAAGAAAAATATATTATCAGCCGAATTAGAATTCCCAATGAAACATGGACAAAGAGTTTTTATACAAGAATTGGTACTTCGGGATATATAGGTAGTGATACGGCTTCATTTTTATTTTTAATTCTCATTCAAAAAAATATATTATCCGATATGAGGTTGTTTTTTGCATCTGATAAACTTATAAGAAATAAGGAATTCGATAACTTGCTTTTAGGAAGATCTTTGCCTCTTTCTCAATCTGAAGTTCCTGTGATTATGCAAAAAGCAAAACAGATTTTTACTCCTGAACAATTTTCTTCGGAGTTTCACAATTCTTGTTTTTATAATTTACTTGAGGATAATTTATACAATCTGACTTAA
- a CDS encoding (2Fe-2S)-binding protein: protein MKINFNLNKTAVQIDAPANERLLSVLRREFNLLSLKSSCLSGQCGACTVLMDDKPVPACFIPIFNVEGKNIITLEYFKTTEEYKIIATGFDQAGVEMCGFCDAGKIFFTYAILNSNIDIDAPDAEDSIRKYYSSTMCRCTSFEDLFSAIEKINKNQRRK from the coding sequence ATGAAGATTAATTTTAATTTAAATAAAACCGCAGTTCAGATTGATGCTCCTGCAAATGAAAGACTTTTATCGGTTCTAAGACGAGAGTTTAATCTTTTAAGCTTAAAAAGTTCATGCTTAAGCGGTCAGTGCGGAGCCTGTACCGTTTTAATGGACGATAAACCCGTACCAGCATGTTTTATTCCCATTTTTAATGTTGAAGGAAAAAACATAATAACCTTGGAATATTTTAAAACAACAGAAGAATATAAAATAATTGCGACAGGCTTTGATCAAGCCGGTGTTGAAATGTGCGGCTTTTGCGATGCAGGAAAAATATTTTTTACATACGCAATTTTAAATTCCAATATAGATATTGATGCTCCTGATGCCGAAGACAGTATAAGAAAATATTATTCGAGTACAATGTGCCGGTGTACAAGCTTTGAAGATTTATTTTCGGCTATTGAAAAAATAAATAAAAATCAACGGAGAAAATAG
- a CDS encoding xanthine dehydrogenase family protein molybdopterin-binding subunit, protein MDKTFVSDLEFENQEWARLIRCNDAGANIIDIEIPDLPEGFSFFSAKDIVGKNSISFLKTEIPVFADEKIEYAGQAVGILTGPDKKKLLELSNLFQIKTQYLSRPKAQFTFEEEEKNYFDYPIVSRESLSSGNAEEVFEKSSQVVYSTFSFKQRYHYHAETACVKTNWVDDRLEIHLATQWPYQVLTSVCNVLDVPKEKINVVSHAEAESLDGRIWFPALLAAQVSIASFLTKKNIVIEFSRQEDFLYTVKTPIVMIQHKTSVSELGKITAMDVSIIVDSGSFNPFITQMLKQMAVTAAGIYHVPVYMISAVAIKTEKGLTGLFSGWGDSYVSSALEKHISEIVEQLDLCPIQFRLQNNLKVGQKTITGIKKEEDFVFENILKAVCNTSDFYRKFYAYRLMNKGRKDRYDGNWRGIGVAVGCQYNGLHILVKSGMNYSAEITLTKDDKVLVKADPTSEGLKRILKKQIAKELEVEDSQIVFLGASTDEMIPTGAATASCGISILSDLIEKCCTGIKNQRFRKPLPITVSKTYKLPRSKDWDNETLTGNPFISETPGACVIELELDPSTYQIIVRGIWFACDPGKIYSKKMVHRNIHKTIANAVSNISVEDIRENNLLPSNYKIIATGAIPPIRDFILDSELKTRGLGELAESLVPAAYISALNQIMINHKRIDFLPVFTEDIFNAVTKSEAVDED, encoded by the coding sequence ATGGATAAAACTTTTGTTTCAGATTTGGAATTTGAAAATCAGGAATGGGCACGCCTCATTCGTTGTAATGATGCAGGTGCCAATATTATAGACATAGAAATTCCTGATTTGCCTGAAGGTTTTTCTTTTTTTTCTGCAAAGGATATTGTGGGGAAAAATTCAATCAGCTTTTTAAAAACAGAAATCCCTGTTTTTGCCGATGAAAAAATAGAATATGCCGGTCAAGCTGTAGGAATTTTGACAGGCCCCGATAAAAAAAAGCTTTTAGAGCTTTCAAATCTTTTTCAGATCAAAACACAATATCTTTCACGCCCTAAGGCTCAATTTACTTTTGAAGAAGAAGAAAAAAATTATTTTGACTATCCTATAGTTTCTAGGGAAAGTCTAAGTTCGGGAAATGCTGAAGAGGTTTTTGAAAAAAGTTCACAAGTAGTTTATTCTACTTTTTCTTTTAAGCAAAGATATCATTATCATGCGGAAACAGCCTGCGTTAAAACAAACTGGGTTGATGACAGGCTTGAAATTCATCTTGCAACTCAATGGCCTTATCAGGTTTTAACTTCCGTTTGTAATGTTTTAGATGTACCTAAAGAAAAGATAAATGTAGTTTCACATGCAGAAGCCGAGTCTCTTGACGGAAGAATTTGGTTTCCTGCTTTACTTGCTGCACAAGTTTCTATAGCATCTTTTTTAACAAAAAAAAATATAGTAATTGAATTTTCACGGCAAGAAGATTTTTTATATACTGTAAAGACTCCCATTGTTATGATTCAGCATAAAACTTCCGTTTCCGAATTGGGAAAAATTACAGCTATGGATGTTTCGATAATTGTGGATTCAGGTTCATTTAATCCTTTTATAACTCAAATGCTTAAGCAAATGGCCGTAACTGCTGCCGGTATTTATCATGTGCCTGTTTATATGATTAGTGCTGTTGCAATAAAGACTGAAAAAGGTTTGACTGGGTTATTTTCAGGCTGGGGTGATTCTTATGTAAGCTCTGCATTAGAAAAACATATCAGTGAGATAGTAGAGCAGCTGGATTTATGTCCGATTCAATTTAGACTTCAAAATAATTTGAAAGTAGGTCAAAAAACAATTACGGGAATAAAAAAAGAAGAAGATTTTGTTTTTGAAAATATTTTAAAGGCTGTTTGTAACACCAGTGATTTTTATAGAAAATTTTATGCTTATAGATTGATGAATAAGGGCCGTAAAGACCGTTATGATGGAAATTGGAGGGGCATAGGAGTTGCCGTAGGCTGCCAATATAACGGTTTACATATTCTTGTAAAATCGGGAATGAATTATAGTGCAGAAATAACTTTAACAAAAGACGATAAGGTGTTGGTCAAGGCAGACCCCACCTCGGAGGGCTTAAAGCGTATTTTAAAAAAACAGATTGCAAAAGAATTGGAAGTTGAAGACAGCCAAATTGTTTTTTTAGGAGCTTCAACCGATGAAATGATTCCTACAGGAGCTGCAACTGCCTCTTGCGGTATCAGTATCTTGTCCGACCTTATTGAAAAATGTTGTACAGGAATAAAAAACCAAAGGTTTAGAAAACCTCTTCCAATTACCGTAAGCAAAACCTACAAGCTGCCCCGCTCTAAAGATTGGGATAACGAAACTTTAACTGGTAATCCTTTTATTTCGGAAACTCCGGGGGCTTGTGTTATTGAGCTTGAACTTGATCCTAGTACCTATCAAATTATTGTAAGAGGTATTTGGTTTGCATGTGATCCCGGAAAAATATATTCAAAAAAAATGGTACATAGAAATATTCATAAAACAATTGCAAATGCAGTTTCAAATATTTCCGTAGAAGACATTAGAGAAAATAATTTACTTCCTTCCAATTATAAAATAATTGCAACAGGAGCGATTCCTCCTATAAGAGATTTTATTTTAGACAGCGAATTAAAAACTCGAGGTTTGGGAGAGTTAGCCGAGAGCCTTGTCCCTGCAGCGTATATTTCTGCACTGAATCAAATTATGATTAACCACAAGCGAATCGATTTTTTACCTGTTTTTACCGAAGATATTTTTAATGCCGTTACAAAAAGTGAGGCTGTAGATGAAGATTAA
- a CDS encoding DegT/DnrJ/EryC1/StrS family aminotransferase, with protein sequence MQDVQAKKTIPFFTPSFSEEEEKALMRVLRSGWLTTGKETLEFEKEFASFTGSKTALAVNSASSGLMLAMDACGIKSGTKILTSPYTFISTATSALHLGGDVVYADIEKDSYSIDLEKIETILKKDKGVRAIVPIHIAGNVCNMKAINDLAKKYSVAVIEDAAHAFPSKTEEGYAGTLGTCGVFSFYATKTITTGEGGMICTNDEKIAERIKLMRSHGINRTIWDRYTDTKASWKYDVTAEGWKCNLPDILSAIGRVQLKKAQTFFEQRKKIAEKYNTAFAGDDSFILPPDGEGNAWHLYILRLNLEALKIGRDEFGQALQERGLGISMHFIPHFEMSYIKERYGLNSSDFPESNKKYLQSLSLPFYPSMSEGDADYVIETVIKLAKLNRR encoded by the coding sequence ATGCAAGATGTTCAGGCTAAAAAAACAATTCCTTTTTTTACTCCTTCCTTTTCTGAAGAAGAAGAAAAAGCCTTGATGAGGGTGCTCCGCTCAGGGTGGCTTACTACGGGGAAGGAAACCCTTGAGTTTGAAAAAGAATTTGCTTCCTTTACGGGAAGTAAGACAGCCCTTGCCGTCAACTCGGCTTCAAGCGGGCTCATGCTTGCAATGGATGCTTGCGGTATAAAGAGCGGAACTAAAATCTTGACAAGTCCCTATACCTTTATTTCTACGGCAACCTCTGCCCTGCACTTAGGCGGCGATGTGGTTTATGCCGATATCGAAAAAGATTCTTACAGTATAGACCTTGAAAAAATCGAAACTATATTAAAAAAAGATAAGGGTGTACGGGCTATTGTTCCGATTCATATTGCGGGAAATGTTTGTAATATGAAGGCGATAAATGACCTTGCAAAAAAATATTCCGTTGCCGTGATAGAAGATGCGGCTCATGCCTTTCCTTCAAAAACGGAAGAAGGTTATGCCGGAACTCTCGGTACCTGCGGTGTTTTTTCCTTTTATGCGACAAAGACGATTACGACAGGCGAGGGCGGAATGATTTGTACCAACGATGAGAAAATTGCAGAGCGTATAAAACTTATGCGTTCTCACGGTATAAACCGCACAATCTGGGACAGGTACACCGACACAAAGGCTTCATGGAAGTACGACGTTACGGCTGAGGGCTGGAAGTGTAACCTGCCCGATATTCTTTCTGCAATAGGAAGGGTGCAGCTTAAAAAGGCTCAAACTTTTTTTGAGCAGCGTAAAAAAATTGCAGAAAAATATAATACCGCATTTGCAGGTGATGATTCTTTTATTCTTCCTCCCGATGGAGAAGGGAATGCTTGGCATCTTTATATTTTACGGTTGAATCTTGAAGCTTTAAAAATAGGAAGAGATGAGTTTGGTCAAGCCTTACAAGAAAGAGGCTTGGGTATTTCGATGCACTTTATACCTCATTTTGAAATGTCTTATATAAAAGAAAGATACGGTTTAAATAGTTCCGATTTTCCGGAATCGAATAAAAAATATTTGCAAAGTTTAAGTTTGCCCTTCTATCCTTCAATGAGCGAAGGCGATGCAGATTATGTTATTGAAACGGTAATTAAACTTGCAAAATTGAATAGGCGTTAA
- a CDS encoding S41 family peptidase, with protein MKITFNKKFIIKFLLYSCLAAFFISAIILSKKKEEPKRFISFEKMKTDYEYFWDFIYIGYPFTEVCERQGVDLKYLKETSFSNLEKVYTEKDYYEFYNLLCRAITSDKYFGHLYPNNVSYSTYFDGNFSSKLFDEYRSLVHNFYSNFAKQSGLNLRHSVYPAKDSPTEIYVSQKILEDKKIAYIKINSFLIKGIGQKLQYIKDIDKFFLETSGYKHIIIDIRDNGGGAYEDALLLIEPHLKENTYYKRYVLYNENKYTKPYLDFMCSRHQSIESIEKSNIPNIQNCGTIKNDKAYAITEYAALRPIMGYKLRKDKKFWLLINNGCYSASDKLASACKRIGFAVLVGENTGGAGMNGLYPMHFVLPNSGLIFFFDYVYGLNTEGYCQDEVGTAPDIYNLPGKDALETCLEEIRKLGERTNF; from the coding sequence ATGAAAATAACTTTTAATAAAAAATTCATTATTAAGTTTTTACTATATTCTTGTTTAGCAGCTTTTTTTATTTCGGCTATAATATTATCGAAGAAAAAAGAAGAACCGAAACGGTTTATTTCTTTTGAAAAAATGAAGACTGATTATGAATATTTTTGGGATTTTATTTATATAGGTTATCCTTTTACTGAAGTGTGTGAAAGACAGGGTGTCGATTTAAAATACTTAAAAGAAACTTCCTTTTCTAATTTAGAAAAGGTTTATACCGAAAAAGATTATTACGAGTTTTATAACCTGCTTTGCAGAGCTATTACATCAGATAAATATTTTGGACATTTATACCCTAATAATGTATCTTATTCTACATATTTTGACGGCAATTTTTCATCAAAACTTTTTGATGAGTACCGTTCTTTGGTACATAATTTTTATTCTAATTTTGCAAAACAATCCGGATTAAATCTTAGACATTCTGTGTATCCTGCAAAAGATTCTCCGACTGAAATTTATGTTTCACAAAAAATACTTGAAGATAAAAAAATAGCTTATATAAAGATAAACTCTTTTCTAATTAAAGGTATTGGACAAAAATTACAATATATAAAAGACATAGATAAATTTTTTCTCGAAACATCCGGTTATAAACATATAATAATAGATATAAGGGATAATGGCGGTGGAGCTTATGAAGATGCTCTACTTCTTATAGAACCACATTTAAAAGAAAATACTTATTATAAGCGTTATGTGTTATATAATGAAAACAAATACACAAAACCTTACTTGGATTTTATGTGTTCACGCCATCAGAGTATTGAGTCTATAGAAAAATCAAATATACCTAATATTCAAAATTGCGGAACTATTAAAAATGATAAAGCTTACGCAATAACCGAATATGCTGCTTTAAGACCGATTATGGGATATAAACTTCGTAAAGATAAAAAGTTCTGGCTTCTTATAAATAACGGATGTTATTCTGCAAGTGATAAATTAGCAAGTGCTTGTAAAAGAATAGGTTTTGCTGTGTTGGTAGGAGAGAATACAGGTGGGGCAGGAATGAATGGGCTTTACCCCATGCACTTCGTTTTACCCAATAGCGGATTAATATTCTTTTTTGATTATGTTTACGGACTAAACACTGAAGGTTATTGCCAAGATGAAGTAGGCACCGCTCCCGATATTTATAATCTCCCCGGAAAAGATGCCTTAGAGACATGTTTGGAAGAGATACGAAAATTAGGGGAGAGGACAAACTTTTGA
- a CDS encoding S41 family peptidase, which produces MNKRTLFTFITVLVLAGIAACVIFIYYIPYQKEYALYKDTFMPKQKMQDDFDYVWDFVENGYPFKNVCIRAGADLKNIKEEYTNRLHEPKNEFEYYLFYLGLFNKITKEKQVGHLNIYDMSSVHPVTKNVQNTRFYDNDAEVRQFYEKAFMCLNDVSGIHINKLEALLKKYNVNLPIKDSDREKIDESMLISKIIKEKKIAYIGIKSFSPYNKAEYINRLCNMLKSFEGYEHLIIDVRENIGGDKYIWSKYLVSPIIKESGELYAKIVYDSENEYFKKYESNFLQRKMGQSGNIESFQFAEQNKEDKVLFDSIINYGFGIHPGDNDTNFTINFTGRIWLLINEKTQSAADRFAYFAKGKKGNAEPFATLVGENTGGIGLNLLSSRLYLKLPESNMLIQSDMTYGLNPDGSCHDEVGTAPDIYNLPGKDALETCLEEIRNLGERTNF; this is translated from the coding sequence ATGAATAAAAGAACATTGTTTACATTCATCACAGTTTTAGTTCTTGCCGGAATTGCAGCTTGCGTTATCTTTATTTATTATATTCCATATCAAAAGGAATATGCTTTATATAAAGATACTTTTATGCCTAAACAAAAGATGCAAGATGATTTTGATTATGTTTGGGACTTTGTGGAAAACGGTTATCCTTTTAAAAATGTATGTATCAGAGCCGGAGCCGATTTGAAAAACATTAAGGAAGAGTATACCAATCGTTTGCATGAACCGAAAAATGAATTTGAATATTATTTATTTTATCTTGGGCTTTTTAATAAAATTACAAAAGAAAAACAGGTGGGGCATTTAAATATATATGATATGAGTTCTGTACATCCTGTTACAAAAAATGTGCAAAATACACGGTTTTATGATAATGATGCCGAGGTCAGGCAGTTTTATGAAAAAGCCTTTATGTGTTTGAATGATGTAAGCGGAATTCACATAAATAAATTGGAAGCCTTGCTTAAAAAATATAATGTTAATTTACCTATTAAAGATAGTGATAGAGAAAAAATTGATGAGAGTATGCTCATATCTAAAATTATTAAAGAGAAAAAAATAGCCTATATCGGTATAAAAAGTTTTTCTCCATATAACAAGGCCGAGTACATAAATCGTCTTTGTAATATGTTAAAATCTTTTGAAGGATATGAACATTTAATTATTGATGTACGTGAAAATATAGGCGGAGATAAGTATATTTGGTCTAAATATCTTGTTTCTCCTATAATTAAAGAAAGCGGTGAGCTTTATGCTAAAATAGTTTATGACAGTGAGAATGAATATTTTAAAAAATATGAATCAAATTTTCTGCAACGCAAAATGGGACAATCGGGAAATATTGAAAGTTTTCAATTTGCCGAACAAAATAAAGAAGATAAAGTCCTCTTTGATTCTATAATAAATTATGGTTTCGGTATTCACCCGGGAGATAATGATACTAATTTCACAATTAATTTTACCGGCCGGATTTGGCTTTTAATAAATGAAAAAACTCAGTCGGCAGCAGATCGGTTTGCTTATTTTGCAAAAGGAAAAAAAGGAAATGCTGAACCCTTTGCAACCTTAGTAGGAGAAAATACCGGCGGCATAGGCCTTAACCTATTGTCAAGCCGCTTATATTTGAAGCTTCCCGAAAGTAATATGCTGATACAAAGCGATATGACCTATGGGTTAAATCCTGACGGCTCTTGTCATGACGAAGTAGGTACCGCTCCTGATATTTATAATCTTCCCGGTAAAGATGCTTTAGAAACATGTTTGGAAGAGATACGAAATTTAGGGGAGAGGACAAACTTTTGA